The Rana temporaria chromosome 4, aRanTem1.1, whole genome shotgun sequence genome contains a region encoding:
- the LOC120935496 gene encoding zinc finger protein 10-like, translating into MCDMLPVLLPLPGRRWPQLKKSSTAACLHAIDLTVWEKVEYDDIMGEDLMDMKVDSEVKETYVRDDQQYMKEAGMTSKFKEEDSPTEISTGHAIKKLSKDRLTLSPGCKMEDEDITRHCAGERPMSSVMDGGLHSVERPSNLSDSEQPRTVGDGGGIQGEETFSCPECGESFSSELILTAHQRSHPGEELHSCSECGKCFLHKSELVIHCRAHTREKANSCSECGKCFPRKQRLVDHQRCHTGEKPYCCPECGKCFIQKSNLVRHQRTHTGQKPYPCPECGRCFSNKAHLVSHHRLHTGDKPYCCPECGIFFSQRSNLVSHLVLHTGAKPNSCPECGKSFARKSDLVKHQRSHTGEKPYSCPECGKCFIQNSNLKDGSVLVVRFKKVWRDDYGTALQIDSINTLELATYEAATTLVEYTVTTEGGSQLFALYAL; encoded by the exons ATGTGTGACATGCTGCCTGTTCTTCTCCCATTACCTGGGAGGAGGTGGCCTCAGCTGAAGAAGAGCAGCACTGCTGCCTGTCTACACGCAATAGATCTGACAGTCTGGGAGAAGGTGGAGTATGATGATATCATG ggtgaagatctgatggaCATGAAAGTTGACAGTGAAGtaaaagagacgtatgtgagggatgatcagcaatatatgaaggaggctggaatgacgagTAAATTCAAAGAGGAGGACagtcctacagagatcagcacag gaCACGCCATCAAGAAACTCTCGAAGGATCGTCTCACTTTATCTCCAGGGtgtaaaatggaagatgaggacatcacaagaCATTGTGCAGGAGAAAGGCCAATGAGCTCAGTTATGGATGGAGGACTTCACAGTGTGGAGAGACCATCAAATCTCTCTGACTCTGAGCAACCTCGTACTGTGGGGGATGGTGGTGGAATTCAGGGGGAGGAGACATTTTCCTGCCCTGAATGTGGGGAAAGTTTTAGTTCTGAATTAATTCTTactgcacatcagagatctcacccAGGTGAGGAGCttcattcctgttctgagtgcgggaaatgttttcttCATAAATCAGAACTCGTCATACATTGCAGAGCTCATACGAGAGAGAAAGCAAAttcctgctctgagtgcgggaaatgttttccacGGAAACAACGCCTTGTTGATCATCAGAGatgtcacacgggggagaagccttattGTTGCcctgaatgtgggaaatgttttatacAGAAATCTAATCTTGTCAgacatcagagaactcacacaggtCAAAAGCCATATCCCTGCCCTGAGTGTGGAAGATGTTTTTCAAATAAAGCACACCTTGTTAGCCATCATAGATTGCACACAGGGGACAAGCCATATTGCTGCCCCGAGTgcgggatttttttttcacagagatCAAACCTTGTTTCACATCTGGTATTGCACACGGGGGCGAAGCCAAATtcatgccctgagtgcgggaaaagttttgcAAGGAAATCAGACCTTgttaaacatcagagatctcacacaggtgagaagccatattcttgccctgagtgcgggaaatgttttatacaGAACTCAAATCTT AAGGACGGCTCTGTTTTGGTTGTCCGCTTTAAAAAGGTATGGCGGGATGACTATGGCACCGCTCTACAGATTGATTCCATAAATACCCTCGAATTGGCCACCTATGAGGCTGCAACCACTCTGGTGGAGTACACAGTCACTACTGAAGGAGGCTCACAACTCTTCGCTTTATATGCTCTCTGA